In Methanolobus chelungpuianus, the following proteins share a genomic window:
- a CDS encoding symporter small accessory protein: MLGIDDPQIWIAYLLCFLSAIGCMIYGMIHWNDGKENEEAC; encoded by the coding sequence ATGTTAGGCATCGACGACCCACAGATATGGATTGCATACCTGTTATGCTTCCTGAGCGCAATAGGGTGTATGATCTACGGGATGATACACTGGAACGATGGCAAGGAAAATGAGGAGGCCTGCTGA
- a CDS encoding class I SAM-dependent methyltransferase, with protein MSFKPIGKVVNFADEETMELLALWRDAVSEIDLDRHLHASSYIFEEYSHYIVVHDPVEMEYPKNRDEWNRRFCRETGVSVVRFIKHDGNRLYCKGLMAMNNAAVYGILPYTDFDHQEATYPKMGMEKLKKAVFAEVMPSVRGKHILDVGCGLGAATMEIAQHNRSSKVLGIDLLEGMIRQCRINAEMYGVENASFEAASVYSLPHENKSFDTVTCFFMLHHLDDIPKALAEIRRVLQEGGKVFAAEPLDHHHGTQREGRDWIQLFENAGFSAVSRNISKAVFIEATAEK; from the coding sequence CCATGGAACTGCTCGCGCTCTGGAGAGATGCGGTCAGCGAGATCGACCTGGACAGGCACCTTCATGCCTCATCCTACATATTTGAAGAGTATTCACATTATATTGTCGTTCACGACCCCGTGGAAATGGAGTATCCGAAGAACAGGGATGAATGGAACAGGCGCTTCTGCAGGGAGACCGGAGTCTCCGTTGTCAGGTTTATAAAGCATGACGGCAACAGGCTTTACTGTAAGGGACTGATGGCCATGAACAATGCGGCAGTATACGGTATTTTGCCATACACCGACTTTGACCATCAGGAAGCCACGTACCCGAAAATGGGAATGGAAAAGCTCAAGAAGGCAGTCTTTGCTGAAGTTATGCCATCTGTCAGGGGAAAACACATTCTTGATGTGGGTTGCGGTCTCGGGGCTGCCACAATGGAGATAGCGCAGCATAACAGGTCATCAAAAGTGCTCGGTATCGACCTGCTGGAAGGAATGATACGCCAGTGTCGCATTAACGCGGAGATGTATGGGGTGGAGAATGCAAGCTTTGAGGCTGCAAGCGTGTACAGCCTGCCCCACGAGAACAAGAGCTTCGATACAGTCACATGCTTCTTCATGCTGCACCATCTTGACGATATACCAAAAGCCCTGGCAGAGATAAGGAGAGTGCTGCAGGAAGGCGGCAAAGTCTTTGCAGCTGAGCCTCTGGACCACCACCATGGCACCCAAAGGGAAGGCAGGGACTGGATACAGCTTTTTGAGAATGCGGGATTCTCTGCTGTGAGCAGGAACATCAGCAAGGCAGTGTTCATCGAAGCAACTGCTGAGAAATAA
- a CDS encoding sodium:solute symporter family protein: protein MAVSTPILGIAVLIYMMVVIYIGWIGYKQTKSTEDFMLAGRKVNPLVLALSYGAAFISTSAIVGFGGYAGAFGMGVLWLVFMNIFVGIFIAFVVFGARTRRLGVNLKAVTFPELIGRRFQSRFIQGFAGALITIFMPLYAGSVLIGGARFMETALNIDYNSAVLILAVIVAAYVITGGLIAVMYTDALQGALMFVGMAILFFLTYAKLGGVVEAHQALTNMAHMVPENLAAVGHTGWTSMPVFGSPTWWTLVSTIVLGVGIGVLAQPQLAVRFMTVRDTRSLNRAVLSGGPFIFMMAGVAYVVGALSNVYFLETRGMISLEVAGGNIDAIIPAYINSAMPDYFVIFFLLTLLAAAMSTLSSQFHTMGTAIGHDLYREFLMKGKLGHTISITKLGIAVTIVMSVILAYILPFSIIARATAIFFGLCAAAFLPMYTGALFWKRMNKQGAIASLLVGTFTSLFWLTFVHAKEASALGISRALFGVDTILTGTWTVVDPILIATPLAFVTAVVVSLATQPDPQDHVDRCFNSLNKGDLPA, encoded by the coding sequence ATGGCAGTCAGCACACCAATCCTTGGTATTGCCGTGCTCATCTACATGATGGTAGTGATCTACATCGGATGGATCGGATACAAGCAGACAAAAAGTACAGAGGACTTCATGCTGGCAGGCAGAAAAGTAAATCCCCTGGTACTAGCTTTGTCCTATGGTGCAGCATTTATAAGCACTTCAGCCATTGTAGGCTTCGGAGGATATGCGGGAGCTTTCGGCATGGGTGTGCTGTGGCTCGTGTTCATGAATATCTTCGTAGGCATATTCATCGCATTCGTTGTCTTTGGGGCCAGGACCAGGCGCCTCGGGGTCAACCTGAAAGCTGTTACATTCCCTGAACTAATCGGGAGAAGGTTCCAGTCCCGTTTCATACAGGGTTTCGCGGGTGCCCTGATCACTATATTCATGCCTCTCTATGCCGGAAGCGTGCTCATAGGAGGAGCCCGTTTCATGGAGACCGCACTGAATATAGATTATAACAGCGCGGTCCTCATACTAGCTGTTATCGTCGCAGCCTATGTTATCACAGGAGGGCTTATTGCAGTCATGTACACTGACGCCCTGCAGGGAGCACTCATGTTCGTAGGCATGGCTATACTGTTCTTCCTCACCTATGCTAAACTGGGAGGTGTCGTGGAAGCTCACCAGGCGCTTACCAACATGGCCCATATGGTGCCTGAGAACCTGGCTGCTGTGGGACATACAGGCTGGACGTCTATGCCCGTCTTCGGCTCACCAACCTGGTGGACACTTGTCTCCACTATAGTTCTCGGAGTAGGGATCGGTGTGCTGGCCCAGCCGCAACTTGCCGTCAGGTTCATGACAGTAAGGGACACAAGATCCCTCAATAGAGCGGTACTCTCCGGGGGACCCTTCATATTCATGATGGCAGGCGTGGCATACGTTGTGGGAGCACTCTCAAATGTATACTTCCTGGAGACCAGAGGCATGATATCACTCGAAGTCGCCGGAGGCAATATCGATGCGATCATTCCCGCATATATCAACAGCGCAATGCCCGACTACTTTGTGATCTTCTTCCTGCTGACACTGCTGGCTGCCGCCATGTCCACCCTGAGCTCACAGTTCCATACCATGGGCACTGCCATAGGTCATGATCTCTACCGGGAGTTCCTTATGAAAGGTAAGCTCGGCCATACGATCAGCATCACCAAGCTCGGCATTGCGGTGACCATTGTCATGAGCGTGATACTTGCATACATCCTCCCATTCAGTATAATCGCAAGGGCGACAGCAATATTCTTCGGCCTCTGTGCTGCGGCTTTCCTGCCTATGTACACCGGAGCCCTGTTCTGGAAAAGGATGAACAAGCAGGGTGCGATCGCAAGCCTCCTTGTGGGAACTTTCACCAGCCTGTTCTGGCTTACCTTCGTCCATGCAAAGGAAGCAAGTGCCCTGGGCATAAGCAGAGCGCTCTTTGGTGTCGATACCATCCTGACAGGTACCTGGACAGTAGTGGATCCGATCCTTATAGCCACACCACTCGCTTTCGTGACAGCGGTGGTCGTCAGCCTGGCAACACAGCCCGACCCGCAGGACCATGTCGACAGATGTTTCAACAGCCTGAATAAAGGCGATTTGCCCGCCTAA
- a CDS encoding symporter small accessory protein: MLGIDDPQIWLAYILCFLSALGCMVYGALKWNEGEEEEVC; encoded by the coding sequence ATGCTTGGAATCGATGATCCGCAAATATGGCTTGCTTATATCCTCTGTTTCTTAAGTGCACTGGGCTGCATGGTCTACGGTGCTCTGAAGTGGAATGAGGGAGAAGAAGAGGAGGTGTGCTGA